Proteins found in one Hirundo rustica isolate bHirRus1 chromosome 9, bHirRus1.pri.v3, whole genome shotgun sequence genomic segment:
- the BCAR3 gene encoding breast cancer anti-estrogen resistance protein 3 isoform X4, with product MPKDYNVFQMLIAALCCFYHRKSIIRVKFSRERQVMDNSPEKLKKELEEELQLSSEDLRSHAWYHGRIPRQVAEGLVQRDGDFLIRDSLSSPGNFVLTCQWKNSPQHFKIDKTVLRLNEAYCRVQYQFELESFDTIPGLVRYYVGNRTPISKQSGAIIFQPINRTVPLRCLEEKYGVTPVQQKEPSTPEGKTETAKRLSLGISSMQSPEQSIPRGNLLRNKEKSGSQPASLDHVVEKRFPLKAHQSESYLLIGSRHPSQLPEADTISCPSSPAFRTGSEPSLSPTVVQKVTSESQLGEALRGSDSQLCPKPPPKPSKAPLMKPPDSPLASHCSEGHYWELNPTRHPTAATQHLCQKNSYVEHLTQKERATFRNSETSYLILDDDPIMIPADPLEASTQMAEEDSMFSAPVYETVSSFKPNDFESKLLPPENKPLETSMLRKVKELFTNNNPKIIAQHILRMDCKVARIVEVSEEMRRNMGGTSGLELITLPYGHQLRLDLIERHNTMAIGIAVDILGCTGNVEDRAAALNRIIQVAVELKESLGDLYGFSAIMKALEMPQVSRLEQTWTALRHCYTQTAIMYEKQLKPACKALHEGQDEWTKTISAPQNIITVPLLMPLVTLMERQAVVFEGMELWESSDQSGEIMLRHLGTARLMAQHAETFRLTAERLLQGFQPDEELSEIFKTEFQMRLLWGSKGAQVNQSERYEKFSRILTALSRKLEPPPVKLVEQLSI from the exons TTTTCTAGGGAGAGGCAAGTTATGGACAACAGCCCGGAGAAGCTGAAGAAGGAGTTAGAGGAAGAACTGCAGCTGAGTAGCGAAGACTTGCGTAGCCATGCCTGGTACCACGGACGAATTCCTCGGCAG GTGGCAGAAGGCCTAGTTCAGAGAGATGGAGATTTTCTGATTAGAGATTCTCTCTCCAGTCCTGGGAACTTTGTTCTTACCTGTCAGTGGAAAAATAGCcctcagcattttaaaatcGACAAAACAGTTCTAAGACTCAATGAAGCCTACTGTCGTGTTCAGTATCAGTTTGAACTGGAAAGCTTTGACACTATCCCTGGCTTAGTTAGATACTACGTTGGGAATCGCACACCAATATCAAAGCAGAGTGGAGCAATTATTTTTCAGCCTATCAACCGGACTGTGCCTCTCAGGTGTCTAGAAGAGAAATACGGTGTAACTCCAGTCCAACAAAAAGAGCCAAGCACccctgaaggaaaaacagaaactgCAAAAAGGCTGAGTCTCGGTATATCCAGCATGCAatccccagagcagagcataCCCAGAGGAAATCTTTTGAG aaacaaagaaaaaagtggtAGCCAGCCAGCTAGTTTGGATCACGTTGTGGAGAAAAGATTCCCTTTAAAGGCTCACCAGTCAGAGAGCTATCTGCTAATAG gttCAAGACATCCATCTCAATTACCCGAAGCAGATACAATCTCCTGTCCAAGCTCACCTGCATTTAGAACAGGCAGTGAACCATCTCTAAGCCCCACAGTTGTTCAGAAAGTGACCTCAGAGTCACAGCTAGGGGAAGCTCTTAGAGGATCAGACAGTCAGCTCTGTCCAAAGCCTCCACCTAAACCCAGCAAAGCACCCCTGATGAAGCCCCCAGATTCTCCTTTGGCTTCCCACTGCTCTGAAGGACACTATTGGGAACTAAACCCTACCAGACATCCTACAGCAGCAACACAACACTTGTGTCAAAAAAACAGCTATGTGGAACATCTGACACAAAAGGAGAGGGCAACATTCAGGAACTCCGAAACAAGCTATTTGATCCTTGATGATGATCCTATAATGATCCCTGCAGATCCTTTAGAAGCTTCAACTCAGATGGCTGAAGAAGACAGCATGTTTTCTGCACCTGTTTATGAGACGGTGTCTAGTTTTAAACCAAATGATTTTGAATCCAAACTACTTCCTCCTGAAAATAAGCCATTGGAAACATCCATGTTAAGAAAAGTTAAGGAGCTTTTCACCAACAATAACCCAAAGATTATTGCACAGCATATTCTTAGAATGGACTGCAAg GTAGCACGGATAGTAGAAGTTTCTGAAGAGATGAGGAGGAATATGGGAGGGACCTCTGGTCTTGAATTGATCACTTTGCCTTACGGACATCAGCTGCGCCTTGACCTGATTGAGAG GCACAATACCATGGCAATAGGAATAGCTGTTGATATCTTGGGTTGCACAGGAAATGTAGAGGATCGAGCAGCAGCATTAAACAGGATCATCCAAGTTGCTGTGGAGTTGAAGGAGTCCCTAGGGGATTTATATGGATTTTCTGCTATTATGAAAGCACTGGAAATGCCCCAG GTCAGTAGATTAGAACAGACCTGGACGGCTCTAAGACACTGTTATACCCAGACTGCCATTATGTACGAGAAACAGCTGAAACCAGCTTGCAAAGCTCTGCATGAAGGACAAGATGAGTGGACTA AAACCATCAGTGCTCCACAGAACATCATAACAGTGCCACTGCTGATGCCTCTTGTTACCTTGATGGAGCGCCAAGCTGTCGTTTTTGAAGGCATGGAGCTGTGGGAAAGCAGTGACCAGAGTGGTGAAATAATGCTCAGGCACTTGGGCACAGCTCGCCTGATGGCCCAGCACGCCGAGACGTTTCGCCTGACGGCAGAGCGGCTGCTGCAAG GTTTCCAGCCAGATGAAGAGCTGAGTGAAATCTTCAAGACAGAATTTCAAATGAGATTGCTCTGGGGCAGCAAAGGAGCACAAGTTAATCAAAGTGAAAGATACGAGAAATTCAGCCGGATCTTGACTGCACTTTCCCGAAAACTGGAACCTCCTCCAGTGAAGCTGGTGGAACAATTAAGTATATAA